CAGCATGTTGCTGCCACCGCACATTAGGAGACGCAACCATACCTTGTTTAATTCTTGTATAAAGTCTAGCAGCTCATTGGCACCACTATGCAAGGAGAGTGGTGCAGAAAAGAGGTGCATTAGCTGTACTCGTGTTGTTCTTTTCATATATTCTTCTAGAACATGAGGCATGCATATTTTTATATACTTTTCTGTTGATTTGGTGTGGAGGAAAAAAGAAATACATACATAGGGATAGGGGGGATGTTTTGTTTTAGAGACATACTAATTAAACCAGCTTACATCATTGTAGGTTTTGGTTATGGCCATTAATTAGCTTGGCCTGAGTGATGGGCAAATCATTGTGTCCACCCTGTCTACAGCATGTGCAGCAATTGCTGCGTTGATGCTGCATGAGTGGTGTGGTTAGACAAATATTCCTCCATTCTGGAGTTTAGGCCACATAACACATTCCTCTGCCGCATTGTTATATAGGATATATAGGATACTACTCACCACATGCATGATAGATGGGCATGCAGGAGCAGCCATGCCAATGCCATGCATTGCCAACAAATGATCAGTTGGGTTGAGGCTACAATGCCATACCAAGGTCACCTGCTCTCAGCATCTGCTCGAGGAATGTGAGTTGGCAAGCTGTTGGCTCGGAAAGCTTGCAGCAGCTAGCAGCCTAGCATAGCAACGCTTGCCTGTGCTGTGATCGATATATACTACATGTTCCTGCTCCTTTATGTTTAGCTCAACTTAGGTAGTGATGATTGCTGGATATTATTCTTTACTGAGATGTTATATATGGTTGGAGATTTTGCTAGGAAGATAACATGTGAGCATGTGCACTCTTTTTCTTAACAATAGACACctgtattgtattgtattgtattgtgACAACAGAATATGCACTGCACACACATTCCTGATATTCTAGATACGAGTACGAGTACTAGGGAAgcaggttttttttttcttctgtttGCTGTCATATGGCCCATACTTCATCCattccaaaataaatcaacTTGTGGCTAAGAAGTTGATTTattttggaacagagggagtacacgATAACTTGGAACCCCCATCTGGTCAGTATATAGCTTATGAGTTAGAGCAGCATTCATTAATTAATATCTACAAACACAGAAGGAGATTTGCAAGCAACATTAAAAGCACAGGGCACTGAAGAACAACAATGACCAGAAGTTacagtagattttttttttacatgGCAATGGCTAATGAACGAACCTACTACAGGTGGTCaacgaggagaggaggagatggCCATACGGAGAAGGCAAAAACAAGGGCCAAAAAAATAGCCTTCCCATTGATTGATCTATCTCCTCAGAATGAACGCGTGCTTGCTTgatgcttcttcttcttctaacaacaagcaAGGTTTCGAGCTCGACCAACAATGGCGAAAATTAAAGGAGGATTCATGCTACTGGTGTAGAGTGAATGAAACGAAGCTAGTAGTAATAATAGTATTGTTTTACCAGAGGAAGAAGCTTCTCCTTGAAGAGCCGCCGCCTCTCTTGCTGTGGCCTCGCCTTGATGAGTTGccctctgctcctcctcctcctccattgcCAGCAGCAGCTTTCTTGCGGGAGCTGGTGGCGAGCTTTGTGCGTGCGCCAtcgtcctcctcctgctccttgCCATGACCATGATGATGCCCTccatcgtcatcgtcatcatcttTGCGGCGTTGTTGGTATTCCGGCGGTGACGACGATGGCGACGACTTCACTTTAGCTGGGCCGGTGGAGGCATCGGACGCGAgggagtcgtcgtcgtcggcgtcggcgtaatgtTGGTAGCCCTGCTGGTTGCCGCGGCTGATCATGTAGCCGTAGCCGTCGTCGACGCTGCTCCCTTGGCTGCCGCTGCTCTTGCCGCTGCCGGCAGCGTCGTCGCCGGCGTggccatgcatatgcatgggcGAGGCAAGGTACATTGTCCAGCCGGACTCGCAGCTGTTGCAGCCCTCTCCGTCGTCCTCCCCGGTGATGTGAGAGGAGGACTCCATGGCGGTGGGATGGAGTGCGAAGATGGCCGATCGACGCAAGAGGCCTCaggccgagagagagagagagagagcaggatGGAGAAAGCAAGAGAGAGGGAGAAGCTGATGAGATGAGGGCGATGAGCAGCTTGAGACttgggagggagagggagagggagaggggtatATTTATGCTTGCTCTGGGTGCCGCATCAATGCAAGGCTGAAGAAGCCATTGCTGCTTCCCTGGCGgcctgtggtgcttcctggAGTTGGACACCCACGAGCACGAGCTTCTGATGAAGGGAACATTGAAGCCTCTGACACCCGGCCAccatcttcgtcttcgtcttggTCCTGGCCTTGGCCTTCTTCACTTCACAGGAGGCAGGAGAAGAGGAGACGACGGACGAGCGGGGAGGACCCCGGACTGGACTGGACTGGACACCGGGTAGGGTAGGGTAGGGTAGGGTAGGGCCGCGAGAAACGCCAAGACGTCGTCCTGTGTGTTGCTGGCgttggagaggaggaagaaggggagagagagggggtGGCGGCAGCAGGCAGGGCAGGGCAGTGTCCTTAAATGGGAAAGACAGGCTATCCCTCCCTCCAACTGTCTCTCATCATAAGGacctgtttagttcacctcaaaaagcaaaaagttttcaagatttcccatcacatcgaatcttgcggcacatacatgaagcattaaatataaacgaaagtaaaaactaattacacagtttagctggaaatcgcgagaggAATCTTTtggtcctagttagtctataattggataatatttgtcacaaacaaacaaaaaatgctacagtaccaaaatccgaaatcttttcagaactaaacaaggcctaactttgCCGTCATTCTGTTCTCTGTCTTGTCACCAAGCCGCACCAGCCCCAGCCGTCTACTACAGGGCTCTTGCTCTGCTCTCCTCTGTTCAGCGTGACAGGGCTTCTGGTGCCCTGCCCTGCCCATGTGGGCGTCCAGCGTCCTGCCTCTGTTCCCGGCTCCgctcctccctcctcctcctcctctggccGGGACAGCCGGACAGCGCAATGGCGATAAAATCTATCTTGTTTGCTTGTGTCTGTGAGACAAGACTGTCGGCGGTATAGGAGGAACTCCAACTGCAATCATGCATGAtgaagaggagaggagaggagaggcccTGCTAGCGAGTATTCTCAGTTGGGCTGAGGCCTGTCCAACTGCAGTGCAGTAGCCGATGCCCCCTGTGGCCCTGTTTGGATTAAGAGACTAATTTTAGGTCCAGATTAAAAAATTAGCCTACCCAAGCCTAGTGGTGTTTGATCCCTATTAGatgttttttttagataatacaATTAATCCCTATTATTTGATGTAATAACTGGATTTGGACTAGTGTGCCCTATAAATAGCCAAATGGACGGTACGTATAGTACCACAATACTATGCCTTAACAGATCCAAGAAAATGTTTAGGAAGGCCTAGACTGAATAGAGAGCTAGACCAACAAAGCTTCCATGGCTAAAACTTCTAGGCGAGGCTGGCCTAGCGTGTTCGTGCTAGCCCGAGCACTATAGGCCATTCGGGGCGGCGCCTCTCATCGAGTCATTGTTGTTGCGCCTCTCGCTCCGTCGTTGCCTCGCCGTGGAGTTGTGTTGCCTAGTTCATCATCACCATCCCGTGATGCTACATCGACCGTGTCGATTCTGCTCATGGAGTCACGCCTCCTTCGCCACAAGCAGGGCCATGCAGCCTCCACCACACGCTCTGTGGGGTCACGCCACCTACATCGGAAGAAGCAGCACCGCCTAGGTCAGGACGAGCTGCGTCGCCTACTTTAGGACGTGAGAAAGAACGAGAGGGAGCGAGGAGTTAGGGTTTTTAGAGAATGGGTTCTTAGAGATGGCACTCTGCGATTCATCTGCTATGGTTTACTTGAGGACATCCAGTGACAAGGAAGATTCGGGTCGATATAGTGTCAGCCCATTTAGCCATGCTATGCTCGTGTCCGTAGCACTACGCCCGTGCCAACATGCATTGGCACTATGGATTTTAGTGTCATACCAGGCTAAGTTTATACTTTTTTCGGGCCGTTAATAGGATCACCCAACGGGCCTATTACCTAGCATAAGCCACTTTTCGTGACTCTCGGTGCGTTTGGTTCTCTTATCACATGATGCCAGAAAAAGTTATATGCTTGGTTAATGAAATAGTTATAGCAGCTACGacttttcataatttttttttgagtgtGACAAGTGTGGCAGCCAAAATCATAGTCGCACCTTAGGCAGTCGCGGTGGCGGTGGCATGCTCTGGCCGACAAGCAAGCACACCCTCAGTTTCCGATATATGGCCTTTGTGTagatgtaattttttttggattttgacattgtagcacttttgtttgtatttgacaaacattgtccaatcatgaactaattaggcttaaaacattcgtctcgcgatttacaggtaaactgtgtaataagttattttttatctatatttaatgctccatgcatgtgtcttaagattcgatgtgatggagaatcctgTAAACTTTTGGGGTTTTGAGTACATCGTttctttggatttcgctactgtagtatttttgtttttatttaataattattatctaatcatagactaattatgttcaaaagattcgtctcataaattacaggtaatctttatttttatctatatttaatgcttcatgtatgtgccacaagattcaatgtgatggagaatcttaaaaaattttgacaactaaacgaggccttaccTGACCGAGATTTGTGGTGGAGGGAAGGAAAGATGAGCGTAGCTCCATTTCCGGCGGGCTGGGAGATTTGAAAAATGAAATGTACGAATATAGCCATAGCCATAGCCTATAGCCTGATGGGTGATATAGCGCATGGGCATGCTGGTGAAAGGTTCCTTGAACTCTCATGCGCACCTCATCTCCGAACTGCTCACCTGTCATTCAGACATGCGCTTTGGTCGAACTGTGACACGGTCCATCCCATCCATTGGCAATGCAGCGTGTGCATATGTGTGCGTGGCAGCCACAGTGACGGACGGGCGCCGCGCGCTGTGCTGTGCACGTGCACGGAGGGAGACGGACGGCACAGTGCAAGTGCTCGTTCGCCTCGTCGCCCTGTCCCCGTCACTGCAGACTCCATTGTATGGATATGGATATGGATGCACATGCCGACTGCAGTGACGGACGACGCAGAGCAACGACTGTCCATCGGCGGTCCAATCCGCCAGCACGTGCGCGCCTCTGGGTCTCGCCTGCGTCGTCCCTGCCGCGGCCGGCCGGAACCGGAGAGCGCGGCCAATCACGCCGCGCGGGGCCACGGCTAGCTGGCGCGCATGCGGACACCCGCACAGGCAGCCGGAGCTGCCCGGCCGGCGTCGCGTCGCTCACAGGCCGGCCAGgatcacatgcatgcatgcatggcgtcATGGTGGGCGGACGGGACGACGGCGGGCGGGgtggcagtggcagtggcaCGCGCACCGGGGGCCCAGAGCCCGCTAACGCGTCGACGTCGGCCATGCAACACACCGACGGGGACATGCCTGCCTGCCTCCTGCTTCCTGGAGAGGAGATGATGCCTTCCTTCCATTTCCATGTGTCCGCCCCGCCCGCCGGCTGCCGGAGTGggaagcgccgccgccgccgctgctgcgaCCACATGCCACATCCACCTGCCCTCTTTTGCTCTGCCGCCGTGGACGGCGTACCTTGCCGACTCAATCTCACCGAGTCACCGCTCCTACTACAATATACTATCAATCAACGGGCACATGGAACAAACTGGATGGCCGAGGGTAAAAAACTACAAAATTAAACCATCCtgtgtattatatatatatatatatatatatatatgttgctaCAAATTCCTTATTACTCTTGTATTGCCATACGAACAATGATGTATTTCAGAAATTCCACCGGATTTGGTGGCCAAGTGCATTATGATCAGTGTTCAGAATATGTCTGCGGAGACTCATCTGAATCCGAATCCGGCCCATTTAAGTATGAGGATAGCTCTCTAAATGGATACTCATAGttcttctctagtgtaagtTCTTCTCTGGTGTAACTAGATGAACTAAAAACCGCGGATATACATTTAGAACATTATCCCATCTTTAGGCCCGTTGCCCTTCTCTGTGTCATCCTGATACCTCGTTATCATTACCTATGTATAATTAAGCCTGTATATATAGAGTATAAAAATTTTACCGTCAACTCGGGGCACATGTCCCCGGCGTACGTACAATTAAACCGGAGATCAAGGTCAAGGCGACACGAAGTGCATTCTTTTCGTCGCCGCGCGTTCCGTGAGGTCAGGTAGCTGGGATCCAGTAGACTCACTGACTGACTGAAGCTGCTGCCAGTGTTACTTACCTAAGCAGCGAGTGGATTACCAACCTGCTCTAATACAAGTCATCACTGCGTTACTGTgtccaaaaaaaatataatagcaGGGCAAGAAGACGGCAGAAGAAAGCTGACAAGGCCTGTCACGCCAATGCAACATGGTTGTTTATTGGTTTGGTTACTTTGAAATCAATCACAGGAACAactctctcctctctttttttcttcgcCTCTGTTAACAGTCCAGATTGATGCACTGATTGAACATTATACTATATACATGCATCAGAGCCTGTCATTTTGGCATGGATGTGTGACAACTGACattgttagttcttctttctCATAATAAACAAAAAAGATCGCCTGCATAAAACGAGGTCATTACTTCATGTCCAGTGTCAATGTCACAAAAGATTGCAATCGGAAAGATCCAGCAATgtgggcagcagcagcaccccTACCTGAAGTCAACCACCGCGTTCCACCTTCTGAATTGTCCAAGTCCGGCCCATAACAACATGACAAGGAGAGATGCTTTTGATTAAAGGAGGAAAATGCTGTCCTCTAGTAGTCTCTGCATGCACCCTCTGCAAACAAACAGTAGAATTTCATGCTCCTGCATGCTCTATTTATTATATATCTCACAGAAAATCTCACATTTCTGGACACAATCCAAGATGCCCGTTCTTAATTACTCAGGAGAACTCAACCACCGTTTGTATCTGCTATGTTTGCCAAAttctctagtttttttttttcaatcaaAATGTTGTTCTCTTGCATCAAACCGAACCCCACTCATCAGTGTGTGTGTCAGTGATCCCTTGTTTATCTTTGAGTGAAGAACCtgcatacatgcatgcatgattaaATTTGGAGGGCGTTGAGGTTTTACACATTACTAATACTCAAATGGATCGGAGGAATGAATTAAAgcaaagattctctgtcaccgCCGGCCTTAATTTCTCTTTTGCAGACAAGCACAAACTGCTGGCAATCCTTTCCAGCAGCTGCAGTTGTTGCAGCATGATCGGAAACCCAAACCTGCAAGGATGGCAGTTGAGGTGAGCTCGATTGCTACAGTACTTTATTAACACCATATATGCATGTGGATTAATTAAGCTGCTGGTGACATAAGAATCTTGAACAAGTAGTCGCACATTACCTGCCTGCTAAAGTTATCTTTTGATGGGTAGCCCATCAAACAAGGAAGCTTCACCAGGCAGGCAATCAGATACAGAGATATCAGCGTGAAGCCAGTGGCAGCATGCACACTAACATCTCATTTGGTTAATATAATGCTTGATGATAggctctagctagctagcacaCTGTGATTTCTGTGTTTTTCCTATGTCCTTAGCTTGTTGCCGACAGCAAATGATGCAAGTTTAGGACAGCACACAGGAACAGCCTTGCAAAAAGGAAGAGCAGAGGAGAAAAGACTTGCACTATTGACTTGTTTAGTGTCTGATCATGCCATCCTGCTTCTAGCTTAGCTTGGTCCTGTCCTTTGTGGGTTTAGTTGGCTCAATTAGCCTTTTCATAAACTACCAAAAATATGTGGTTTAGACTTTAGACCCACTAAACTTCAAGGCACGCACCTTTCTACCTAATATAAGATGAACACTAGCTTATCCCATGTAAATTCAAGTACTGAACCTGAACATCCCACGTATAAACTTGCACAAACTTTTTTTTAGGATGGTGCAAAGCACGTCTTTCATTAAGCAGAAGAGCAGTTTTCGAATTGGATTGTATTTATGGTCTTGTTTCGCAAATGATAAAAGCATGATGATATGCTTACTTGATTTTCATCTTGCCATGTTAAATGCTTTGGATCGCGCTCTGCTCTCTTATAGTTCCTGCCTTTTTATCAGACACACCACAGGGCAGTTCTAAGTTCTAACCAATCTAGTTTCCATACGAATAAGAAGAAGAACAACCCTGGGTCCTACTATAGGATACGTAGGTTATGTTAGAATTAGTCTTGTTTCTCGAGTGGaagtgagaggtttgtgcctgtTCACATGCATATGTAAATCTAGGAATCATGTGCTAGCtgctccaagagtcaagtgcaGTAGTAGTAGATCAAGGTTAACGTGAACACTAGAAAGTATATGATTGTGCGAGCTAGTCACTCTAGCATCGAACCAACAACACGGTTGATTATTGGTTTCTTTTTTTAGAATGGCAAATGTATAGTAGGTGATTAAGAAGCAAAGTAACCCTGCTACTAGAGGAAGGGAGGATATTCAGAGACAGGCAGAGCGGCCGTCTctggcaaatggtcactattaatgGTAAAAAAAAAGTTTCTTTGAACATTAAAACCTAGGACCATGTAACACTTCTCTACCACTAAACTACAGTCTCATTTGTGAGTATATATAGATAGCTATTATAACCATTTTGTAATTTTGTATTGAATATTTCAACCCCTAAAATTGCATGCTATAGCTATAGCTCTACTCACACAGTGCAAGGTTCATGTGGTTATCCTTTTCTTTTAAGTATATGTAAATGAGTCCCGGTGTGTGTGGGTACACATTCTGTTCAAGCATGTAACACAACgacattatatattatatagatTCAATGTATCAACTCCGGAATATCAAATTATTATTAGTTTCATTACGACCAGACTGAGCATATGCTACGACGAAAGTCTGAAACTTCCATACATTTGAACAAGTAGGACTGAGTGCAAGCAGCCTAATGTGACGTCATGGATTATGTGGTATATGCATAAAGGCAAGTCTTCTCTCGATCATGCATTTTGTCAGATTAAGAAAGAGCATCATGGAGTAGAACACACCTACAGCCTTTTATAATGAGCTCCAGATCGAGATCTCTGCAAATCTTCCATGATCGAGCTCCAAACAACTTGCTGCGGCTGCGCCACTGTTCTTGATGCCTAGCTAGCAGTAGCAGGTGAAGATGGTATGTAGTAGACTAGAGATAGAGAATATATACTACCCTAGTATGTGCTTAACTAGGTCAAAGATTTACATACCATGCATTTATATATGTTGTTGGTTAGGACTATACGTGTTAGAATATGTGTAATAGCACTCACAATTCAGAAACTATCGTggtttctatagatattaattgcAGTGCCATCTAAGcattttactgatgtggcaagagagttattgaagagagagagcaaaaatcatagaaactgggtctaagttatAAACCATAtctacacaaaatccaagacatgaagtgatatggttagctaagaatggagagagaatgaatgtgattggataaaaagatattctatagaaactatccatacatgtagtttctagcattgggagtgaCCTAAGATGTATATACCTGGAAACATGTTGGTTAATTATCAGCAGCTGTTAAATTAAATGTTCACATGACAAATATATATTTGTTTGCAGCAACATGTCGATGCTTTAGCCTTCTTAATTAAGCCCATGAGGTGTACGATATATGCTGCCGTATATACGGGTCTCTACACTAGGTGGCAGCATGACGTACGTATAGCGAGGAGTTCCTGACAACTGTGCCGTATAATCTTCGACTCTTGTCTACAGATAAGTAAAgccaatatatttatatatgtagGGCTGTTTAGTTTACATCGTGTACTAGACAGCTATGGACTTTGTGAGTGCGGTTTTCCTGACCATTGTCGCGTAACAGTGGTACATTTACGTTATGTGTTCAAATTATTGtttttttcttaattatttGGTCAACAGATATACAAGACCCCTTTGTACGGACAAGTTGCATGCATGGTCGTCTGACTTTCACTGTTCATCGGGTCTCCGTGGCCGGTGCTTGTTCATATGCATTGACATTACGCtattgatcctagttagttgacCAACTAGACATCTGTAATCTGTGAGCAAAAAATGCACTTCCCCTTAATAGACAGGACTAGGTATTATTAATTAGGCTGACAAATATGCATGCATGGTTCCCTTTTAAGGGCATATTTGGCACAACTTACTTGTTTAGCTTCTGTCTTCTAGGCTAAATCTAGCTAGAGGAACTCaaccaaatattttttttaacagAGAATATTATATACTAATTTCATAAATTGATTTTTTGAAATAGATTAGAGGGCTGGGGAGCTAAAATAAGTAGTTTGTTCTTATGCGCCCTAACGTAGAGAATGACGTTTACATATATAGAGTTTATCCTAGAGAAATACTTTTAGCAACAGAATCAtcgctttttgaggagaatcaAGAGCCAggggttttgcatttgagtaatttatcaaaaagcttcaaaagaggtatccaacggttttgcatttggagtttgcaatttggacaatttggcaaatgagggagcaaacttggcaaaaatgccaagttgtGGATGGCTTTGCAAACCCAATCGCGCGAGGAAAGCGCGCGCGCCTGGAGACCTTCcatttttatcatttgccaagtccaaatgtcaattcccttggagatgacctatttttatcctttgcattttgttatgggagtttgcaaataacaacaaatgtcaagtcaatttgccaaagcctttggagatgctAATAAGTTGGCATTAGGTAATCACATTGGGTCAACAAGATTTAGAGCATTTACAAGGCATGTTTGGACTGTTAGATGATAGAAATAGTGGGAAGTAACCTGCAGGGGAAGAGTAGAAAGTGTGTAGGAACAAATGTCACAAATATAAGAGGATTCTTCTTTTCTCTAACTGAAACTTCAGTTATTACAGATCTTTTTGAAAAAAAGATTGTATATAGTATATTATTAaggcaataataataataataataataataataataataatgtgtgtcatggttcagatgataaaaaaaaatcaacaatgtGCCGGGAAAGAGACTTGTGCATGCGAGAAGATGAAAAGATGCAACAAGAGGAAGTCGTCAATTGAGGGCACCTTTAGGCTTTATTAGGGGGTTAGAGGGAGGGTGGGACAGGTGATCCGAAGAAAACTATCTTAATCATGTGTGTTTTGCGTACATGCAtgggcgtccaaccaaagcattATAtttcatatgcatgcatgcacggagAGGCAGAAAAATGCATAATGCTTGGATTTGACGGGAGCTGCTCGTTGCCTGTTGACCTTGGATTAGAAGTCAGTAGTTAGCAGTGTATCGTCGGTCCACCTCCATATACAGCTCTCTCATACCAAGCAAGACGAAGACAGCCCAAGAAAGCCGTTTAGTTGTTCCTTCACCTTGACTCAAAGGCAGCATCCCAGCTGATAGCACAAAGTCCAAGCCACTACGTGACAACTCTGCATGAACTCCGCCAATCATTTTATTATTCTGCTGGGTCTGTGTGTAGAATGCGAATTTGTCATCTACTAGTATTGCACCACCTAACCAGTACCAGTAGTACCTATACCAGTACCAGGACCATGCACGCAAgctctatatatattatatattttgcttcTGAATTCTGGCAGTGGCATACACATATGAATAATCATACGTGTATATTTTCCTTcgttacaaaataaattaattttcaGAGTTGTTCTGAGTtaaaattttataattaaattTAATTGTTTTATAAAAATAGCACTAATATTTAATTTTGACACCAGAGATTACCTATAAACTATATGTTTGTAGTATACTTACTGGGTATAATAGTATGCACTACAAAATAACTAGATAcactataaaatatatatttttatagtatacttaTTTAGTGTCGCAGAGTTCGATACTTTTTTATACAAAGTTAATCAAATTTAAATAATTTAACTTAGAACGATTCTAAAAACCAAATTATTTTTAATTTGGAGGGAAAGAGTATGCTATACCGTCGTAATATTTTGTACTAATGATTGTCTAGGAGGCCCAATAACCATAGCATTTTTATTGTATTATGTTTAGAAAACATATCCTCCAAATTTCAGTCGCTTGGAATTTGGAGCATGATGGTCAGTCAACGGCTAGTTACAATTGTGAGCTCCGTGGTTTGGTATGGGTGTGCTCTCACTCCCTCCACTGCTGAATTTGTATTGATATGTATGTTTATACACTTCCAATACGAATCTAGTGGTGGAGAGAGTGAGAGACCACATGCCCTCAAGAGCATATTTAACTTTACCTTTAGTATTAGGGTTGGTTTGAGGGATCACTTCTTCACCAAGTCATATGAGAGCGCTTAATGGACTGGCGATGGGACGCCACTAGAGAAAGGGAGCTCAAAATGAACTGGTTAGGGGTATGGACGACAACGATGATGGACCTAGCGATGATGTGTGTCTAGTTATTAGGATCAATTTCCACGGCTGGGTGCATGCGTTTGCTTTTTATTAAATTTATCTGACGATTTAACTATTCGTGGATGACAATATGTAGTGACTCAATATTTGTCAATCTGTAGATATGTCAGTTCAATCTCTCTAAGTTGCTCATAGTGACAATGTATTCATAGAGGTGAGTATAAGTATCTACGTATACATtgtgttttgaaaaaaaaaatatacaaaaaaggCATTGGGTAAAAAAAACAACAGTTCAGATCGGTTACCCGAGAAAAGACATGATTTAAGCCAACTGACCTAGAGCCGCCCATAGAAAAAAGTGTATTTTTGAGATGATCAATTATACTGTAATTAAACAGTTCGTTGTTGCGGAGAGGCAGGTGCGAATGAACCTAGGCTTACTTGTTTCATTGGAACAAGTGAAAATTCTGTGTACTATGATTATAAACTTGGTTGTAGTCTTGTAGAGTACTATTGTAGGTATAGCAGAAGGGCATAGAATTGAAGCTTTGTTGCTTGTGTATTATGGACACAACTactgtactagtagtagtattacTTTTTCTGCCGGTACTTGCTCATAACTGTCtggattttatatatatatctaaaaaaCCGTGTGGATTTTGGAGCAAGCAGTCAGCATGGACAAGTAGAGCTAGGTATATATTAATCATATTGTATTGTATTATAGCTAGGTCTCATCAGTTTCTTTCAGCACGACAAGAACCATGCTATACTCTCCTTGCGTGCGTAGACTGACAAGCAAGTCTCGTCTTAATTAATTTCTCTGTCTCGATCTTGTGCACATACATACACAAACGGTCACAGTGCAGCAGGACACACCAGCTCAGCACGTTCGTTCGCATGGTGAAGGCAAACC
This window of the Sorghum bicolor cultivar BTx623 chromosome 7, Sorghum_bicolor_NCBIv3, whole genome shotgun sequence genome carries:
- the LOC8055373 gene encoding uncharacterized protein LOC8055373; this translates as MESSSHITGEDDGEGCNSCESGWTMYLASPMHMHGHAGDDAAGSGKSSGSQGSSVDDGYGYMISRGNQQGYQHYADADDDDSLASDASTGPAKVKSSPSSSPPEYQQRRKDDDDDDGGHHHGHGKEQEEDDGARTKLATSSRKKAAAGNGGGGGAEGNSSRRGHSKRGGGSSRRSFFLW